The window AAGCTCCAGGCTTTTCATTTGGCCGGTGGAAGATTAGCTGCCATTGAACCCTACTCATTCCGAGGACTCAACCACCTCCGTGTACTCAATGTTTCCAGCAACATCCTAAACACCCTAGAGGAGTCTGTTTTTCACTCAGTGGGAAACCTGGAGACTCTGGCTTTGTATGACAACCCGTTGGCCTGTGACTGTCGCCTGCTCTGGGTCTTTCGCCGGCGTTGGAGGCTCAACTTTAACAGACAACAGCCCATGTGTGCTTCACCTGATGTGGTTCAAGGAAAAGAGTTCAAGGATTTCCCAGACATTCTCCCTTCTGACTATTTCATCTGCCAGAAATCAAAGATAATGGATTATAAGGTTCAGGAAAGCCATGTAGATGAAGGAACTACGGTTCATTTTGCTTGCAAAGCTGAGGGTGATCCGGATCCTGTGATAATGTGGTTATCCCCTAAGAAAGACTACATCACTACCAAAACTGCGGGGTTAAGACTTTATGTGTCTAGTGAGGGCACACTGGAGGTGCGTTACGCCCAAATCCAAGACAACGGCACCTACTTGTGCATTGCAAGCAATGCAGCAGGCAATGACACCAAAGCTGCTCACCTTTTTGTGCATAGCAACTCCCCTAACTGGCCCCAACAGTCAAATAAGTCATTTGCCTTCATTTCCAACCAGCCCAGCGATGAAGGAGCTAATGTGACTCGGGCCACCATTCCATTCCCGTTTGACGTTAAGACACTTATCATTGCAACCACCATGGGATTTATCTCTTTCCTTGGAGTTGTTCTTTTCTGTCTTGTAATATTATTCCTCTGGAGTCGAGGGAAAGACAGTATCAAGTCGAGTATAGAGGTTGAATATGTGCCACGTAAAGAGGAACCAGAGGAGGCCAGTCCAACTGAAGCGCCCATACAATTCAACATGAAAATCATGTGAATCTCAAATGGAGACACTTGCAAACGGCAGTCTGGATGCAAACCACCTTTGCTTAAAATATGTACTCAGTTAATGAGCAGTAGAAATTGCACAGCAGCAAACGCATCTTGACACTAAACCCTTGAAttttgctcttctttttttttacttcagagcctgaaactttaaaaacaaatgttgaacttcaaatatctgtatatttgtattgGCAATTCTTTATCAGTATGTTAACATGCAATCAACTGTATATTCCTTCGTCAAACTAAATGACAgtaatatttagaaaaacacatggATCCCAGTTTATCAAAAATGATATGTTGGTTAGTGTCTGGAAGAATGTGGACATTAGTCTGCAGATTAAATCTGATTATCAGCACAAAATAAGAGAAAGatcttgttgttttgatgttgttgccatgttttgatattttaatgtaCAAAGCACAATAATCAATTATGAGAACCTAAATTAAGTTACTTAAATATTGCCATTTCATATAGTCCCATCATAAGCAATTGACAAGTATAATATGAgtatcatatatattatatatatatatatatatattatatatatatatatatatatataatatatatatatatatataatatatatattatatatatatatatatatatattatatatatatatatagcaaaAGATAAGAGGTTGGAAGTCATGAAATTGCAAAGATCAGCTTTGAAACTTTGAGAAAGAATAGCAGCATTAAAATATTGCAGATTGCATAGTTGTGGGAATACGTTAGTAATGTTGAGCAAAAATAACTTGTTATTTGGGAAAATATCTGTCTGATGGTGGTTTAGAATCAGATAGAATAAATCAGCACCACCCTGCAAGTATTTTTGGGCAGAGGCCTATGACatcattattttgtgtttgatgttttcCCTGCAATCGTGCGCCATGTTGAGTAAAACAACATGTCACAGTTAATCCAACAGAAGCGTTTCCCCACTATTATCACGACAAGCCATTTTGTCAATTGGGTTTCAATTTGACTGTGTCTAACTGTTGTATTAACTTATCTGGTGACAGTGAAATGAgaagtgtgcatgtaaacacactgaCTAAAAGAAAATAAGCCAGTACATTATGTGCTCCTTTCTGCCACAAAGGACGTttgtcattaaatgtattaacatgTTCAGCTATAAATAttcttactgtattttattagtttattGTACAATATGCTATGGCAcaaatgtaatgcttttaatggCTGTGACTTCTGAACATATTACTATCAACAGAGCAGATTAAATATTTGATGTGACCAAACCAGAAGAGACTTTTACAGCTCTTCAAACTACCTTTGAAATTCATCGGATTAACAATTTATCATCAAGTGCAACAAACTTAATTTGTTTACCGATTTGGCAGCTCAATAAGCATCAGAACTCTGAGTCCTGGGGTTAAATTGTCACCGGTGCATCAATAAAAACGCTGACATTATGAAATTGTTGCTTTAAGGAACCCATTTTCCAGCTTTCAGCTGAGCAATACCCAATGAGTAAGGGGTAAAATTGAGTTTAATGCCTCATAGGGTTTTTATGTTGTCTAATTAATTTCACAGTCAAGACCTGCTCTGAAGATAATGTGTTCATTAACTCTTAcaatacttgttttaaaaaaaaggggtgaGCAGATGAAAattctattaaaataaataacattttatactGCCGGGTGCTTATTTAATGCTAATTTACTATAGAATGTGACCATGAGTTTTTCCTCTCTAAGACACGTTTACTCCTGTGCCGCGAGTAATGACCACAGAGCTCATTGCTTTAAATACAGAGGCTCAAAATGAAGCACACTTCATTGAATACCAATTAAACCATCATCTTACAGAAGAATGTTCATATTTGAACTTGCCAATGTGGTCATAAAATATCATACAGAACTGGTGGTAATGTTACACCACACGCTTGTCCGAGGCATGTATGTATTTGTGCCCAGTAAACCAAAAAGGCATGTCAAACTGAGATCAGGTTACCATGGTATCCTTGTTCTTTTGTCACACTTGGCTCAGCTTTCATCAGTCTAAGCTGCATATTGTTAGGTTCAGCCCTCCTTTGAGCTTAACACATAACAACATTTCACACTAAGCACTGTAAGTGTGTAAGCTGTGGCAATGCTAGGTTGTGCAAGCAGCCACTTTTCCTACACAACGTTTGGTTGTAGTGATAACAGATGctcaaaacagaaatatatcATTCAACTGCCAGCTTCACACGGGGGACCACACATTACACTGAAAGCttaaaaaaggcagaaagaCGCCTGGTCCTGTTTTAAAGCAGTAAATGTCAGATTGATGAAAAATCACAGGGACATCAAGAAAGAATGTGTTTGCCTCTGGACAGCCTTATAAAAGCACACATGATCACATTAAATGATCATGATATCATACGACACTGCACGACATGTGCAGAGCTAATGCAGGTGATGTTAGAAGTAGAACCAGTACAAGGTCACTTCTcaatcagaaatattttatttatcccaaactgggaacattttttcattgcagcagcgaaatacaaaaagaaacaaaacaaattacaaataattagaacttaaaaataaaaacaaaaatgagaaCCGACAAATGTACAAGTAAGGCAATAATGTAAATCAGTATATTgcaaatgtacaatgttaagtttgaaggtgtgcatgttaagtctagttcacaagagaggctacggagcagtgagttgtctgccagccagcaTGTCAGGTCTGTCTCAAGACCTGTATTTGTCTTAAGGTGTTTGTATCGCTCACTAACCAAGCTCACAGTTCTCTGAATGGAAAAGGTAAAGCATGAAGTATTGGTGTACCTGTTGGTCTTTGCAATTTTGATGAAcagagctatatagatacaCAACCCCCTACCCTGACTTTTTGCCCAAAAGGCAGCGTTACATTTCATGACATCCTCATCAATTCCAGGATCGAGTTACTCCATGAAACAAAAACTGCACTgtgcatttgttattttctctaCAACATGGAGATACTGTGTGGCTGAACAGTGAGGCATTCTTTAAAGTGTTGAATTTGTTAAAATGATTGCTGTACAGTACTAGTAAATGTGCAGGTTTCTatgctttctaaaaaaaagaattgatttataaatactgcctacatacagtattttcttGTTTTAGCCAGAAAATGTGCCCCACAGTTATGACAATAAGCTTTTTGTCACGCTCCCGAGAACATGGCGGGACCTGTTGCGTCTCACTTATACGCTCAGTTGGACAGAGCAATAAGATAGCAATAACTGTAACACTCGTCAAAGCAAGAAAGCATGAAGGCAAAAGGGACATGACTGACAACAGAAAGACATAGAAACAAAACTATTTTACATTAGGGTGAGTTGTCTTCTTGATGCTTTCATAAAACTTGAGAAAAATACTTCACTATTTCCTGTATGTCACTTGAACACCGGTTTGTAAAGGATAGTGCAACACATATATATATCTGATGGGCTGGCACCATAACTGGATATATACTATAAGGGATGAAATGTTATTCCACTAGCACATTGAAGCAGCCCTACCAACATGACCAACAGTAGCTCAAGTGTTTAAAGGACTCTGTGTCAATACGTTGATTTCAAGCATAAGGAATTTGCAGGCCATACTTTATAGAATTACAGCTGCACTCTGGGCTCATATAGAGACAACAGTAAGCAGACAGACATTACTGAGCCGAGTAATCACACAAAGTTCCCAATCGATTCTGTAATGCAACCAGTGTAGAGAAGCTGGGGAAAAATGGCTGTAATGGTTGAATGAAGCATGTTTGTTTGCTATCAATAGTAAGCAACTTATTGCAGATGTAACTGGAGCTGAGCCACAGCTTGTACACAAAGAGACAATCAGCAAAGTATTAAACATACTTATATATTAGGATTAGCCAGtattctttaaaacatgtgatttATATCTTTTAGAATTATTTTGGACTAACTTGATATACAGTTAAGGGGCTGTGAAACCCTTTAGTCTAGAGATGTATTATGGCCATCAACAAGGGATATTGTTaagtaacagaaaacaaattgaaatatatgaaaacagCTTGTAGGAGAGGAGTTCGAGATAAAAAATATCCAAAGGGGTGAAAGCTTTAAGGCACTTCACGAGTAAATAATGAAGCAGGAGAAATATACACGCCCAAAGGACTTAACAGTTTCTCTTTGACAGGTGAGATGGGAGCTACATCTGGGGGTTATTATGAGCTGTCAACCATTTAATATcaatttgaaaaaagtgcttTGGTATTAGACTGCTTTGAAAATCCCTAAAATAGGCATGAACTATTCGCATTTGTTGATCAATTAGATCTGTACCTCTCACTTCATTTGAGGAGAGGAGGTATGTGATGCACATCGGATGAAGAAGGAATCAGAGGTGCAGGGTGTaagttaattacattttcaaggTGGTGTATTGGCTAAGCACTGGACAGGCACAAGATGAACAAAGCATCACCTGACAACTCAAAATAGTCTGACACATGCAAAGCCCCATAAACAATAAGGTTCAtcctgtaatgtttttttctagcTATaccaaaaaaggagtccaaCGTCTTATACAATATACTATTTGACCAGTGTATTGCCAAAGCCTCTCTAGATACAATTAAAAGGAAATCACCCTACTTACTCTCAATAACCTCATccaaatgacaaaaaagaaactTGCTTTACACTGCAAATGCAGTAAAATCTGAATGCAAATATAGATACAGACATAATCCATTCAGCACAGTGAAATAGGGTATGGTAGGTATTAATGCCCCTCAAACTGTTCAGGGAGGTCGTTACATGCCCAATGTTTCTGGGTGACTTGTGCTATTAACaattagctagctggctaaaaACCAAACGCCCACTAGCAGAAATGTGTCGATGACTCACATGGATCGACTGCTAGGGAGGCAAATCATTTTGATCACAGCATGTCACTTAACTGCTTAGAAATGAGATGAGCTGCCACATAACTGCACCTTGTTCTAAATTTAAACCACCTAACATTCAAATTATTCATgcaaacattttcttatttacaaAATTACAGTGTCAGTCACTTTCGTTTATTACAAGAGCATGGTCCTGGAAATGAGGACGGCAGGGTCGGTAAAAGCCAATAAAGCTGTTTAAGAATGCAATTATGTAGGTTCTTAGTTGCCGTTATACTCATTTTATCCTCACAGGATACTTATTCTCCTCTGCTGAAAACACATGTGTAAATGACAACTAAATAaataggttttatttatttcaatttatatattgacatttCTGAAACATGTTATCGTATACACAAGTAAGCACAGTATATGTCATCTGCAAGGGAAGGCAAACACTTTTTCAACCACTTTTAAAGTTACTGTCATTACTATCTATAACTGTCTATGGTTGAAAGCTTGTGACAGATTTAGGtcataaaacaaagtgaaagaatGGCAGTAATTGGAAGTTCCTCTGAGACACAAAGGCATCCATGAAAAGTTTTTCTCAAGCGTCGAAATAAAGAATGGAATATCAATAAATACGACAAGAGAAACAGTCTTGGATTTTTCAGAGCATTTTTTTGCCTTGTTAGAAGGCAGAGTGGAGTCGCACTTCATTAAACCTAACAAGTGTTCAGTTGCACCCATAAGGAGACACCTTTTTCACCTGACATATCGAGTGGATGTGTAGCTGATGTAAACTGTGCAAATGCTCATGTGAGTTTGACCTCACTGTGCAGCAGAGATGCCTGCTAACAGCTCCCTTCAGCTTATCAACACGTAAAAGCCAAGAGACCATTTATAAAGAGTACGAGACAGACTCAATCACTCTAATGAATTCACTAAATAGATATTGATCAAGGAGGCTGCAGCGGTGGTAACAGTATTCCTAAATCTCTACCGGTGGACACATTTCTACTCTTGCACGGTCAAATCCCCCAACCcccattttttttgtatcattaagTCCATCAGTCAAGCCAGTTTGTGGTATAAATTGTTACCTGGGCTTCTTTATCTGCGAATTACTGTGCTTGAAATAATTTATTAGAAAAAGGTCTTggtaaaagaaatgaatgaccAACTTAAAATGAGTCAAGCAAACAAATTAAGCTTGAGAGATTGTCCCCTGATAAGACACAtgtcaacaggaagtgagtaTTAAGACAAGGTTAACTGAGGTGGGTTTACAAGCACCATACAGGGTAACTTAATCCCACAAAAAATGTCTCATTGGTTAGTGTTGTATGCATTGGTTAACTTTAGAGCTCGGCTGCTAAAGAGCCCCAGAGCATGCACACtgttcagcaccatggacagcacTCTCAACACACGGtcaaaatatctaaaatgtaTGCATCCCATTATGTCTGAACAGCAGAATATCTGGCAACTGGTGATTCTCGTAACAGTCAGACCCATTTGTTGTAGCCTTTAAACATTTCTCAACcattaaaaaactgatttatttctactttcatttacagccccggaaaaaattaagagaccactccacattttccttaaatctttatctctacatatatggcagccattccagtgtctgttgaaagtgtcagtagtttatagaatacaattaaaatataaatactgttttaactcaaatacacatctataaataataaaacaagagaaaatgatcatgctgaagtggtctcttaattgtttccgcggctgtatattaTTTTGGCAAAGCTCGAAAGAAACATATATACAGTTTCCAGTTAGCAGATGAGCTCTATCACACATGCTTGCTTTTTCAGTGctacattttagtatttttaattgGACTTTGccacaacatttcaaaagataGCAATTTGAGTCATCAAAGCAATTCCATTTCTGAGGCTCAAGTTGTAGTTACCTAATTAGATTCTCCATTGAAATTGTCTTTTACTTAATCCTTTTCCAAGCAccttgtgtgtttaaaatggaGTTTACATTAGAGTGTAGATAATGTCATTTGGGACTTTTCCATCAGCTTATGAATACAGTATAATGGCTCTGGCTGCCTTCCAATTAgagctgtgtttgcttttgtaaaCAGAGATGAAAACGTATCACTCATTACATGGCTAGTAGGGGAGACAAAATCCATGCCAACACAACTGGTCAAATTATTCATAGTGGATAAAAAATTGATATATTCAAGTTCATTTGTGAGGTCGAGGTTTTAGCacagtttcattttcattttcatttcccaGAGCAGAAATCCACAGGAAATAAGAAATCAGAGACTAAAAATGTGATCTGAGAGAAGCAGAGAGTGAGTGGGTGTGTGAGGCGCTTGGGCTGTATGTGGACTAATCCTTTATGACATGGGAATGGCCATCTCTGGTTACCTTCTTTTCCCATTTCTCTCTGGTTAGATCAGAGTCCTTTTGCACGGAAGTAAGATTTGCTGATGCTTTACAGTTTGTTGCTAGGGAGTGCATCTATATTCTGATGTAAATGCGGGGAAAGCTAATTTAAGTTAATCGCtacctgcaaaaaaaagaactaGCCTCGTTTGACACCACCAATCGTTCTTGAGTGCAGTGCTGCTAAACGCACCACAAAGTCCACTGCTCTCTTATGTTTATCTTAGATTATTAAAGAAACACTTTGACTGTTCACTAAAGCTAAGGTAGGCAACTTGTTTTAGAAGTATTTTTATTGTCTGTATTCTTTTTGCATCCTGACAGAAATCAATGAATCAAATGCTGTGACGGAAATaataaggaaaaataaatcctgtaTCCGTAGTTATCGAATGACTGTAAAAAGCCACACAGCGACACAGCTGGACACCAATACTGCATGCTCCACAGTGTGTCCTTTTTGAACAGCAGGAGCCTTTTTTTGACACAAGCCTAGTATCAGTGCTGTATCTGATTTtggtttttaaatgatgtacTTTTTTCACAGATTTGTCTGTTGTGTCTTAACAAGGAATGGTGGAGACAggcagacacagacacacacatagggAGACAAAGAGCACAACTGCACAATGGCGTGCTGATCCCTAAAGAAAAATAGCTTCAAATAGCAACAGCACTTCCAATGTTTGTTGGCCCTAAAAAATCCTGATGGGAGCACCCTTTGTGAGGGAGGCGAGCACTGTTGAGTCACAGCAAGAGGGTTTTGGGTTCAAACCATTGTGGTTAAATTGTCATGTTCCCTTCATGTCAGCGTGGGTTTTCTACAGCTTCCTCCTACAGAGCAGACATGCATTGCGGATTAATTTTTGACTCTATATTGCCAATAGCTGTGAGCTTCAATGGCACTCtagtctctgtgtgttcacttTGCCTTATCTGGCGGCCTGTTCAGGGAATAATGACAGCTAGGACAGATTTCAGCCCCCCCAGGACCCTGATTATGAAAACCAAATTGTTTAAAGCCAAATACCACAATATAAATAACGAATCATCATAGTTTAATTAAGGGTTGAATGAAATTGCATGAAAGAAAAACtcagataaaaacagaaaatgtatgaaTTTGGTTTGATCAGCAATGGTTTCAGGCTTTCCAAGGacaaatctaaaaaaacatGCGGATCATCACCTAATTAAAATTCAACTACAGTACGATGGTGGcattataaatgttaaaatatcagTGCCCTAAAGGAATGTCAGTGTTTCAGATGTCTAAACACAGTTTGAAACGACTCAGTGGGTGCTCAATGAGACTGAACTAATGTGTAATCtatttaacaaatgtgtttacagtacCATTTACTATTTCTTCATCAAAAAGGCAAGGCACCTTGACATCATACAGCTAATAACCAACTAGCTGTAAGCCTAAAATACTTGGCTTAAAGTGATCACAATGATAGATTGTGTTCTACCCAAGTGGTGGAGTACCTTAAATAGACACTTAGTACTCAGATCAGAATTCTGGTTGCGTTTATTGGTAGTTAACACTTCATTGTTTTGGTCATTAGCTGTAATTTAAACAAATTCATATTAATGCCGACTATGAATCGAGCTTAAAAATGTGGCTACAAAATGAGGATCTTAACAAATAAGAACAATTGTAATGGACCTCTGTGGTGATGCCAAAACATGCCGAAACCTTAGGATTCAATGGCCAGGTGCACATACTGTGGGACTATCTCCTCTCTAATGAGGTAGTAAGGGGTCTGAAATATCCACATCCTTgttctgttaaaaaaatatatattccaaAGCTGATCTGAACTTAGCTTCAGCAGTCAAATCAAATGGGTATCTACCAAAGTTACAGACTTTCTAATATGAaactctctctgtttccctaGACAGTTTTCAATTGCTGAGCTACAGTAGACTGGAGGGTAGTTACTGGACTAGGAAAGTTTCGGACTTAAAGACTACATCCAGGCAATCCCCACTTAACTTGGACATATAGCCTTAAATAAACTTGCACTTTTGTGCAAAATGAACCATTTGTTTGCCCATGTCTTACATTGGAAGTGCATTGAGAAGTATTTTATCTATACTTATCAGAATTTGTATTTCACCACAGGGgaactgaacaaaaaaacaaatacaatttagatTAAAGACCAGCAGTGGTAAAAATCAAAGCATTGACAGTAATATTTCATGAGAATGTAAGATGCACTCTTCAATTTATTTGCATTCCCTTAATTAGAGATGCATGTTGTTCCTCAATAACAGTCAGTATTTCTCTGGGTTTTGTATTCTCAAGCTAATTCTGCAGCAAAATGAGCAGGCTGACAGACAGCTTCCATCTGTGCGACTGTAGTCCCAGTATGACAGTGATGGAATTCATTAATCATTAGCAGCCTGCAAGCATCTGACCTACACCCAATATGCCTGCTGTGAGGCCTGTAAAACTGCGCCTGCTAGATAGCGCCTGCACACACGGATACAGAGATTATTGGGTTGTATAAATATAGACCTGCCAAAAGGAATAAAATGGTGTTATTGGGTTTTCAGGTTTGCTCGTATCTAACATTTTTCTTCTTGGTCAGACCCACCTCTCCCGTTTCAGCAGGCCAACCTTCACTTACCCTTGGCACGTGGTAATATGTAGCACAATTCGCAATGTGAGTGGCCAATCTGAGAGAAGCAGAGCAGGGACCAAGA of the Eleginops maclovinus isolate JMC-PN-2008 ecotype Puerto Natales chromosome 4, JC_Emac_rtc_rv5, whole genome shotgun sequence genome contains:
- the lingo1b gene encoding leucine-rich repeat and immunoglobulin-like domain-containing nogo receptor-interacting protein 1-B, with the translated sequence MTVLVRNRMVFGEAGGHSYLVACWQPILILMLGTVLSGSTTGCPSRCDCNGQERSVACNRRRLAALPEGIPTETKLLDLSKNRLKILGPEEFINYPQLEELQLNENIISSIEPGAFGNLMNLRTLGLRNNQLKLIQLGVFTGLTNLTQLDISENKIVILLDYMFQELYNLRALEVGDNDLVFISPLSFHGLSNLESLNIEGRNLPSVPTDALSHLHNILSLRLRYLNVTVMRDYSFKRLYRLRVLEISEMPAMDTMTAKCLYGLNLTSLSITKCNLTVIPYQAISHLRHLRFLNLSFNPIHAVEGNKLFNLQKLQAFHLAGGRLAAIEPYSFRGLNHLRVLNVSSNILNTLEESVFHSVGNLETLALYDNPLACDCRLLWVFRRRWRLNFNRQQPMCASPDVVQGKEFKDFPDILPSDYFICQKSKIMDYKVQESHVDEGTTVHFACKAEGDPDPVIMWLSPKKDYITTKTAGLRLYVSSEGTLEVRYAQIQDNGTYLCIASNAAGNDTKAAHLFVHSNSPNWPQQSNKSFAFISNQPSDEGANVTRATIPFPFDVKTLIIATTMGFISFLGVVLFCLVILFLWSRGKDSIKSSIEVEYVPRKEEPEEASPTEAPIQFNMKIM